The Thermodesulfobacteriota bacterium genome has a window encoding:
- the gltB gene encoding glutamate synthase large subunit — MELLGFPPKQGLYDPQFERDSCGIGFIVNIKGRKSHEIVHQALTILVNLNHRGGCGCEPNTGDGGGILMQTPHKFLSKVCAENGIDLPEYGRYGIGMVYLPPDPALRRSCEELFEKIIEEEGQQVLGWRTVPTNNVSVGKTARSCEPFIRQVFIKRSPRIEDDMAFERKLYVIRKRTTKAIRYSGMNGGAYFYIPSLSYKTIVYKGMLTAEQVEEYYPDLLDPNMETALALVHSRFSTNTFPSWERSHPYRYLIHNGEINTLRGNINWMHTRQAMFESTLFGEDLPKVLPVIFPDGSDSAMFDNCLEFLVLAGRSLPHAVMMMIPEPWSNHESMSDEKKAFYEYHSCLMEPWDGPASIAFTDGIRVGAVLDRNGLRPSRYYVTKDDLVIMASEVGVLDVPPERVLYKGRLQPGRMFMIDTEEGRIVDDEELKHRIATEHPYRLWLNEHLVSLEDLPEAPHIPEHDHETVLQRQQAFGYTFEDLRIMMAPMAKDGVDPVGSMGNDVPLAVLSDRPQLLYNYFKQLFAQVTNPPIDSIREEIITATETTIGPERNLLVPEPESCRQIKLKTPILTNEELEKLRHVNIPGFRSVTLPILFKVSEGGRGLEKAMDELYSQADRAISEGANILILSDKGVDRESAPIPALLAVSGLHHHLIREGTRTKVGLVLESGEPREVHHFSLLIGYGVGAINPYLAYETLDDMISEGMLKDITYEKAVEKYIKATVKGVVKVMSKMGISTIQSYRGAQIFEAVGLDQKFIDKYFTWTASRVGGVGIDVIAEEARMRHERAFPDRPVDCKTLDVGGKYQWRHDGEYHMFNPQTVHKLQRACRTNDYEAFKEYSGLVNNHNKKLSTLRGLLEFKFADKPIPIQEVEPVESIVKRFKTGAISYGAISLEAHEALAIAMNRIGGKSNTGEGGEDPSRFIPDVNGDSRNSAIKQVASGRFGVTSQYLVNAKEIQIKMAQGAKPGEGGQLPGAKVYPWIAKVRFSVPGVGLISPPPHHDIYSIEDLAELIHDLKNANPGARISVKLVSEVGVGTIAAGVAKGHADVVLISGYEGGTGASPQTSIHHAGLPLELGLAETHQTLLLNDLRSRIVVEADGQLKTGRDVVVAALLGAEEFGFATAPLIALGCIMMRVCHLDTCPVGVATQNPELRKKFQGDPAHVVNFMHFIAQEMRELMAKLGFRTVNEMIGRTDKLEVKKAVDHWKAKGLDFSAILYQPDVPPEVGRYCQIPQDHGLEKALDNLVLLDLCKPALERREPVEAILPIHNTNRVVGTILGSELTKRYGAEGLPEDTIRLHFRGSAGQSFGAFIPRGITLTLEGDSNDYIGKGLCGGKIIVYPPKGSTFVPEENIIIGNVAFYGATSGEAYIRGMAGERFCVRNSGVKAVVEAVGDHGCEYMTGGLVVVLGPTGRNFAAGMSGGVAYVLDETDDFDRRCNKEMVYLERLEDVKEIEEIRELIRKHADYTRSSRARNLLAIWDEVVPKFVKVMPRDYKRMLQAMKRVQEAGLSGEEAVMAAFEENKRDLARVSGN, encoded by the coding sequence ATGGAACTTCTTGGGTTCCCACCAAAGCAGGGTCTCTATGATCCACAATTCGAGCGAGATTCCTGTGGTATAGGATTCATTGTAAACATTAAAGGGAGGAAATCTCATGAGATTGTGCATCAGGCGCTCACCATACTGGTAAACCTCAACCATCGCGGTGGTTGTGGCTGCGAACCAAATACCGGCGACGGTGGCGGTATCCTCATGCAGACGCCCCATAAATTCTTGAGTAAGGTGTGCGCGGAGAACGGTATCGACCTACCAGAATATGGACGTTATGGGATAGGTATGGTGTATTTACCTCCCGACCCGGCTCTGAGACGAAGCTGTGAGGAACTTTTCGAGAAAATTATCGAGGAAGAAGGTCAACAGGTTCTGGGGTGGCGAACCGTACCCACGAACAATGTCTCTGTCGGAAAGACGGCTAGGTCCTGCGAGCCGTTCATACGCCAGGTTTTTATAAAGCGAAGCCCCCGGATCGAAGATGATATGGCCTTCGAGCGAAAGCTCTATGTTATTCGCAAACGCACTACCAAAGCCATACGCTACTCCGGAATGAATGGAGGAGCGTATTTTTACATTCCCAGCCTCTCTTACAAGACCATAGTTTACAAGGGGATGCTCACCGCAGAGCAGGTTGAGGAGTATTATCCAGACCTCCTAGATCCGAACATGGAGACGGCGCTTGCCCTGGTTCATTCACGATTCAGCACGAACACCTTTCCCAGTTGGGAGCGCTCGCACCCCTATCGTTATCTGATACATAACGGAGAGATAAATACCCTACGGGGAAATATAAACTGGATGCACACGCGGCAGGCCATGTTTGAATCCACCCTATTTGGCGAGGACCTGCCCAAGGTACTTCCGGTCATTTTTCCGGACGGAAGCGACTCGGCGATGTTTGATAACTGTCTGGAGTTTCTTGTCCTGGCTGGAAGGTCCTTGCCCCATGCGGTAATGATGATGATCCCGGAGCCTTGGTCTAACCACGAGAGCATGAGTGATGAGAAGAAGGCGTTTTATGAGTATCACAGTTGCTTAATGGAACCCTGGGATGGACCCGCCTCGATTGCGTTCACCGACGGCATCAGGGTCGGCGCGGTATTGGATAGAAATGGGCTTCGTCCTTCTCGTTACTATGTCACAAAGGACGACCTGGTAATAATGGCTTCAGAGGTCGGTGTACTAGACGTACCCCCAGAGCGCGTGCTATACAAGGGACGACTTCAGCCGGGCCGAATGTTCATGATTGACACCGAAGAGGGACGAATAGTGGATGACGAGGAGTTAAAGCATAGAATAGCTACCGAGCATCCTTACCGGCTCTGGTTAAACGAACATTTGGTGTCACTCGAAGACTTACCTGAAGCACCTCATATCCCGGAGCATGATCACGAAACGGTGCTTCAGCGGCAACAGGCTTTCGGATACACATTTGAAGACTTGAGAATCATGATGGCGCCGATGGCAAAGGACGGGGTTGACCCGGTTGGGTCTATGGGAAACGACGTGCCGCTAGCCGTTCTTTCGGACAGGCCCCAGCTTCTTTACAATTATTTCAAGCAGTTGTTCGCTCAGGTAACCAACCCTCCAATTGACTCCATTCGTGAGGAGATAATCACAGCGACGGAAACCACCATCGGCCCGGAAAGAAATCTCCTGGTGCCAGAACCGGAGAGCTGCCGTCAAATCAAGCTCAAAACGCCCATACTGACCAACGAAGAACTGGAAAAGCTTCGCCACGTCAACATTCCTGGATTCAGGTCTGTCACACTGCCGATCCTATTCAAGGTTTCAGAAGGGGGAAGAGGATTGGAAAAGGCTATGGACGAGCTTTACAGCCAGGCGGACCGGGCTATCTCCGAAGGAGCCAATATACTCATACTTTCTGACAAGGGGGTTGACCGTGAGAGCGCCCCAATCCCGGCTTTACTGGCCGTATCCGGCCTTCATCATCACTTGATTCGAGAGGGAACCCGCACTAAGGTGGGGTTGGTGCTGGAATCCGGCGAGCCTAGAGAGGTGCATCATTTTTCCCTTCTAATTGGGTATGGCGTCGGAGCAATCAATCCTTACCTGGCTTATGAAACGTTAGATGATATGATCAGTGAGGGGATGCTTAAGGATATAACCTACGAAAAAGCGGTGGAGAAGTACATAAAGGCTACGGTAAAGGGAGTGGTCAAGGTGATGTCCAAGATGGGCATCTCCACGATTCAAAGCTACCGGGGTGCCCAGATATTTGAGGCAGTAGGACTGGACCAGAAATTCATAGACAAATATTTCACCTGGACCGCATCGCGGGTGGGAGGCGTGGGAATCGATGTCATCGCCGAGGAGGCGCGCATGAGGCATGAGCGTGCATTCCCGGATCGGCCGGTTGATTGTAAGACGCTGGATGTAGGCGGGAAATACCAATGGCGGCATGATGGCGAGTACCATATGTTCAATCCACAGACGGTGCATAAGCTTCAGCGTGCTTGCCGTACCAACGACTACGAGGCATTTAAAGAGTATTCCGGGCTGGTGAATAATCACAACAAAAAGCTCAGTACCTTGCGGGGGTTACTAGAGTTTAAGTTCGCAGATAAACCAATCCCCATCCAGGAAGTCGAGCCTGTCGAATCGATAGTCAAAAGATTCAAAACTGGGGCTATATCCTATGGGGCTATCAGTCTGGAAGCCCATGAAGCTCTAGCGATTGCAATGAACCGTATCGGTGGAAAGAGCAACACGGGAGAGGGAGGGGAAGATCCTTCTCGCTTTATACCGGATGTTAATGGTGATTCTCGCAATAGTGCGATAAAACAGGTCGCATCCGGGAGATTTGGTGTCACCAGTCAATACCTGGTCAATGCAAAAGAAATTCAGATAAAAATGGCGCAGGGCGCAAAGCCGGGTGAAGGAGGACAACTCCCCGGAGCGAAGGTTTATCCTTGGATCGCTAAGGTACGATTCTCCGTCCCGGGTGTGGGATTGATTTCACCTCCTCCCCATCACGATATCTATTCAATCGAGGATTTGGCAGAATTAATCCATGACCTAAAGAATGCTAATCCAGGGGCTCGAATCAGTGTAAAGCTGGTGTCCGAGGTAGGTGTGGGCACTATCGCTGCGGGAGTGGCGAAGGGTCATGCGGATGTTGTGTTAATTAGCGGATATGAGGGTGGAACTGGTGCATCACCTCAGACTAGTATCCATCACGCCGGACTTCCCTTGGAGCTAGGACTGGCAGAAACTCATCAGACACTTTTACTGAATGACCTGAGAAGCCGGATTGTGGTAGAGGCCGATGGTCAGCTTAAGACCGGTCGAGATGTTGTGGTTGCAGCACTACTTGGAGCAGAGGAATTTGGATTTGCAACAGCACCTCTTATTGCATTGGGCTGCATCATGATGCGTGTCTGTCATCTAGATACTTGCCCCGTCGGTGTGGCCACTCAGAATCCGGAACTCCGAAAGAAATTCCAGGGAGACCCAGCACATGTGGTGAATTTCATGCATTTCATCGCCCAGGAGATGAGAGAACTGATGGCCAAGCTTGGATTCCGTACGGTCAACGAGATGATAGGACGAACAGACAAGTTGGAGGTTAAAAAGGCCGTAGACCACTGGAAGGCTAAGGGCCTGGATTTTTCAGCTATTCTTTATCAACCCGATGTGCCGCCGGAGGTGGGAAGATACTGCCAGATTCCCCAAGACCACGGGCTCGAAAAAGCGCTGGACAATCTGGTGCTTCTAGACCTCTGTAAACCTGCCCTGGAGAGACGCGAGCCGGTAGAAGCAATACTTCCTATTCACAATACTAACCGGGTGGTAGGAACCATATTGGGAAGCGAACTTACCAAGCGTTATGGTGCGGAGGGACTTCCGGAGGATACGATTCGGCTCCACTTCCGCGGGTCGGCAGGACAGAGCTTTGGGGCTTTTATACCACGAGGTATCACACTAACCCTCGAGGGTGATTCCAACGACTACATCGGAAAGGGGCTTTGCGGGGGTAAGATCATCGTCTATCCCCCCAAAGGCTCGACATTCGTTCCCGAGGAAAACATAATCATCGGCAATGTGGCGTTTTACGGCGCTACGTCTGGCGAAGCCTATATTAGAGGCATGGCCGGGGAAAGATTCTGTGTGCGTAATAGCGGTGTGAAAGCAGTAGTGGAAGCGGTAGGGGACCACGGGTGTGAATACATGACTGGAGGACTGGTCGTAGTGTTGGGTCCGACCGGGAGGAATTTTGCAGCGGGTATGTCCGGTGGTGTTGCTTACGTGCTCGACGAAACCGACGACTTCGACCGGCGATGTAACAAAGAGATGGTTTATCTTGAGCGGCTGGAAGATGTAAAGGAGATCGAGGAGATAAGGGAGCTTATACGTAAGCACGCTGATTATACTAGGAGTAGCCGGGCTCGAAACTTATTAGCGATTTGGGATGAGGTGGTACCAAAGTTTGTAAAGGTAATGCCTAGAGATTATAAACGTATGCTTCAGGCAATGAAGCGGGTTCAGGAAGCGGGCTTGAGCGGCGAGGAAGCAGTCATGGCCGCCTTCGAGGAGAATAAGCGCGACCTGGCCCGAGTCAGCGGAAACTAG
- a CDS encoding glutamate synthase subunit beta, with amino-acid sequence MGKPTGFLEYTRELPEERSPAERVRDWGEFHQHFPDEKLKVQGARCMDCGVPFCHTGIILEGMTSGCPVNNLIPEWNDLVYRGLWREALERLHKTNNFPEFTGRICPAPCEAACVLGINEPPVTIKAIECAIIDKGFEEGWVVPEPPPVRTGKKVAVVGSGPAGLACAAQLNKAGHWVTVFERDDRIGGLLMYGIPNPHLDKKVVQRRINLMVEEGVEFVTGIEVGKNYPSDMLLKEFDAVVLCCGATKPRDLPIEGRNLQGIHFAMEFLRANTKSLLDSNLMDGKYISAKDKDVIILGGGDTGTDCVATAMRHGCRSLLQFEILPKPPLSRAPDNPWPQWPRVYKLDYGQEEAAAIFGQDPRKYRVLTKRFVGDERGQVKELHTIRVDWQKGDNGRPVLKEIPGTEKVWPAQLVLLALGFLGPEDTILEQLGIDRDERSNAKAEHGKFATNVEGVFVAGDMRRGQSLVVWAINEGRGAARECDRYLMGSTNLP; translated from the coding sequence ATGGGTAAGCCTACCGGATTCTTAGAATATACACGCGAACTCCCTGAGGAGCGTTCCCCAGCCGAGCGGGTTCGTGATTGGGGCGAGTTTCATCAACACTTCCCTGATGAAAAACTCAAGGTGCAGGGGGCACGGTGTATGGATTGTGGGGTGCCATTTTGCCATACCGGGATCATATTAGAGGGCATGACCTCGGGCTGTCCCGTAAATAACCTCATTCCTGAATGGAATGACCTGGTATACCGCGGGCTTTGGAGAGAAGCGCTAGAACGGTTACATAAGACCAACAATTTCCCCGAGTTTACCGGCCGGATCTGTCCCGCCCCCTGCGAGGCAGCTTGTGTTCTCGGAATCAACGAGCCTCCGGTTACGATCAAAGCTATAGAATGTGCTATAATCGATAAGGGATTTGAAGAAGGATGGGTGGTTCCGGAGCCGCCTCCTGTGCGTACGGGTAAAAAAGTAGCCGTGGTTGGTTCTGGTCCAGCCGGGCTGGCATGCGCCGCCCAGCTCAACAAGGCAGGGCATTGGGTGACCGTATTCGAGCGTGACGACCGAATCGGGGGTCTACTCATGTATGGCATACCCAATCCCCACCTGGACAAGAAAGTGGTTCAGCGCCGGATAAACCTGATGGTAGAAGAAGGGGTCGAGTTTGTTACTGGTATAGAAGTAGGTAAGAACTATCCTTCTGACATGCTGCTCAAGGAATTTGATGCCGTCGTCCTTTGTTGTGGAGCCACTAAACCGCGGGACCTGCCTATCGAGGGTAGAAATCTCCAGGGTATTCATTTTGCGATGGAGTTCCTCCGGGCCAACACGAAGAGTTTACTCGACAGCAATCTTATGGACGGAAAATATATATCGGCAAAGGACAAGGACGTAATCATCCTGGGCGGAGGCGATACGGGTACGGACTGCGTCGCAACGGCGATGCGGCACGGGTGCAGGAGCCTCTTGCAATTTGAAATACTTCCTAAGCCCCCTCTTAGTCGTGCCCCGGATAACCCCTGGCCTCAGTGGCCCAGGGTGTATAAGCTAGACTACGGGCAAGAAGAGGCCGCCGCCATATTCGGACAGGATCCCAGAAAGTACCGGGTTTTGACCAAAAGGTTCGTAGGGGATGAAAGAGGCCAGGTCAAAGAATTACACACCATACGGGTAGATTGGCAAAAGGGCGACAATGGCCGTCCAGTGCTTAAAGAAATCCCCGGGACTGAAAAGGTTTGGCCGGCACAGCTTGTGCTATTAGCCCTGGGCTTCCTTGGGCCCGAGGACACAATTCTTGAGCAACTGGGTATTGACAGGGATGAGCGCTCGAACGCCAAGGCCGAGCATGGCAAGTTTGCTACGAACGTGGAAGGTGTTTTCGTAGCTGGAGACATGCGCCGTGGCCAGAGCCTTGTAGTGTGGGCCATAAACGAGGGGCGAGGAGCTGCTCGTGAATGCGACCGATATCTAATGGGTTCAACCAACCTGCCTTAA